A stretch of Besnoitia besnoiti strain Bb-Ger1 chromosome III, whole genome shotgun sequence DNA encodes these proteins:
- a CDS encoding hypothetical protein (encoded by transcript BESB_044810), with the protein MESSQRRYLVENIEDEIEQWCSLEYEHICQVVGEDRVVFTNILNSDIPEVRKKYKAKFMTDSIGQLKEDLAWEKAVLLDMDAEQTLAPGDAKDFELCVFGGILGNVPSDDRTAEVRKHDLRHARNLGPEQMTTNTAVLVTKIVLEDQVPLSDIPFVDDPEIPVDDKGCETVSLPFRYVSKSYYTKQDADRDTPVLPEGMLDYLKESGSFSLEFVFPQRGKFSDLLTETMRQLWSFSLYGAVVAVCCGRVNAFRAGSRLLLNPVPTAGPIQRDVWGRPVKIAEPRYQWNVAAGQTVNDPVFGSLSGTPGIPLAGSTGPNLLYGQTTTLSGRSLAPAPPPPTALSPAGETPGLCRPFVVQDYCRSVSTATAQLSAAPHKEQPQPPPRNCMRRHSRHLSRRSQGPCQSSLAYL; encoded by the exons ATGGAGTCTTCGCAACGGCGCTATTTGGTTGAAAATATAGAAGATGAAATCGAA CAATGGTGTAGCCTCGAGTATGAGCATATTTGCCAAGTTGTCGGAGAAGaccgcgtcgtcttcacAAATATCCTGAACAG TGATATTCCGGAAGTCAGGAAGAAGTACAAGGCGAAGTTTATGACAG ACTCCATTGGCCAACTAAAGGAGGATTTAGCGTGGGAAAAGGCAGTTCTACTGGAT ATGGACGCCGAACAGACGCTGGCGCCTGGGGATGCAAAGGACTTTGAGCTCTGCGTGTTTGGAGGCATTCTGG GCAATGTTCCTTCGGACGATAGAACTGCAGAGGTCCGGAAACATGACCTCCGGCATGCCCGCAACCTGGGACCAGAGCAGATGACGACGAATACAGCAGTTTTAGTGACGAAAATAGTTTTGGAAG ATCAGGTTCCCCTCTCTGATATTCCATTCGTTGACGATCCCGAAATACCCGTG GATGACAAAGGCTGCGAGACCGTGTCACTCCCGTTCCGCTACGTATCCAAGAGCTACTACACCAAGCAAGACGCCGACAGAG ATACGCCTGTTCTTCCGGAAGGCATGCTTGATTATCTGAAAGAGTCTGGCAGCTTCAGTCTTGA GTTTGTGTTCCCGCAACGGGGCAAATTTAGTGACCTACTGACTGAAACGATGCGACAACTATGGAGTTTCAGCCTGTATGGGGCTGTAGTCGCGGTGTGCTGCGGCCGTGTGAACGCGTTCAGGGCGGGCTCTCGTCTGCTACTAAATCCGGTTCCGACTGCCGGGCCGATTCAAAGAGATGTGTGGGGGCGTCCAGTAAAGATAGCGGAGCCACGCTATCAGTGGAATGTAGCAGCAGGCCAAACTGTGAATGATCCGGTGTTTGGCTCTCTGTCGGGAACGCCCGGTATACCCCTGGCAGGGTCGACGGGACCGAACCTCCTCTATGGCCAGACAACGACACTCAGCGGCCGGTCGCTTGCACCTGCGCCACCACCACCGACTGCGCTGTCTCCAGCAGGAGAAACTCCAGGTTTGTGCAGACCTTTTGTCGTCCAGGATTACTGTCGGTCTGTCTCAACAGCCACTGCTCAGTTGTCGGCGGCACCGCACAAGGAGCAGCCacagcctccgcctcgcaaCTGTATGCGGCGCCACAGCCGCCACCTCTCACGACGGTCGCAGGGGCCGTGCCAATCGTCTCTAGCATACCTGTAG
- a CDS encoding hypothetical protein (encoded by transcript BESB_044820), which produces MATRGRGSAELAGQLTHPQRVALGLVTSLTGCAERRALALLQRARWDANAAVDLFFSAPQPPRTAASSSAASSLASSRRPPPRPSSATAPRSASAATPGARVKTRRSASSAGPSAAAPPSATSFGAFPAASPASPILLDDSSEGEEAGAQQTQERAAAAGAESPLAAGENARPRDRQRPRDCESQPQAAPGACSRRSEHDAQAQGRKRVLTETKGRPADGVEDYDGALKIRRTESPPNARGVRQPAPASSSTPAASAESSVSPLQADSSPAAAEKRALLLVDPLQRAQSRKREERATEAEQVFKILQQKYAWRHREIERHKNPLSTSGVKGSWTAYLGCLTLDSTVMTAAFTRPPATPQMHLVADMRVQLPSSGGTFFAQRRAPPTLYRVDPQDRELREEARALLEGASSQKGGKVLSRAPAEKKRPLPPLATLLSNLTDASCTLRLLLGDREAGRMQKDLTKEILLLLLLDVIKVHLTWLPSAPPVFPLRVGVTVSVAVHVCLTSNLFRLEKAKNCVDLDLGGQSSHALARLFRAVGAPMKNQADLLPAGVAGDGGWGLGLVPMPSPASLPSLASFSGVRGRLTAHRVQEGAGGVGNSEGERARNREEDGERREGREPQEGDDDEDERLSESEDEGALDAGNRLSDFVFGTDAVPPAAPLPPPAAARPSALCAWPSSLAQASALRSGGRGPRGRLCPSPRVFRTTLRRYQEEGLQWLVAREADDFELLTKKRAENAKGGADADQLTFLPPSWFRLELPAAVPASLRASSPCPSRASEEDAGWSWVRGDGRDADSSAAGWKGCANTLKYLFCNFDVCAFSLTCPTSSMSVKGGILGDAMGLGKTIQLLALVSTDLLAPYDPQLPLASDGAGSDAGDDAAGSRAPAAAGGAGGGGTEGVRGDSGGKDEGRRGARASLDAGKGGQTATREGPERDVSRGLSPERDRSAGGVVRAPPAPRPPRPEAIAQHLKPDQEGFYPGGTLVVVPLSLLSQWREEILAHMQPGVCSFYEYYGAGRNKSPAFLASHTLVITTYQTLATDFRQAAQGGAAALKATGLGAASPLHAVFFYRVVLDEGHLIKSAPSSQSQACCALHAERRQADLQRARNCACTRVSALPHSGELHVAELWMLTGTPLQNDVSDAFALVKFLKILPMGTAAWWNAHVAHPMERGQTSAAISTVRSILFPLMLRRHANSKGEDGKPILPLPPISFHCFNVCLTPFERELYMAFFTRSREEFERLLKAGVVMTNYSHVLLLLLRLRQLCCHPSLVTARSRDLQERILSGTPEDVDRLLGALFRRKDGDADGMAPSSFMSSVVQDVREGRVEDCPVCLDFPAEPVLLASCCHTLCHACALNMLRRKQNECPVCRRRFERSHVKLLPAPARLGVANGAATGPGASPPGEGLGDAGASEKCEEFFFSTKLKVAVALVAEDVRRGRSAVVFSQWTSMLDTIERGFAEYEKQRRPHAGAQAGRPLLPYKRLDGSMTSAQRQAVLAWFAHSKRGPHDPAAWRRTDQGEDHTPQGDACDSEGPFAGVFRDLREQGKGAGEAPADRWQEADVGDSPMDSDTDAENGRILLCSLKAGNVGLNLTRASRCYLMDGWWNPQVENQAMKRIWRFGQEKPVKVIRFVCVRTVEERLEEIKEFKGWMARGVCETGLGVDEVDEQGVRSAGRPESFDEDKRRGRLSIEELKRLFRGFETEEVTGTETHDNRRYPGPALQQGLGTAEDNGESDAVATRGSASTTTPLKRPQAPHTTHVESAGGFGDPQAGLKGSVAAETLLSGADSAESVAVSSDTK; this is translated from the exons atggcgacgcgagggcgcggctccgcggagCTCGCTGGTCAGCTGACGCatccgcagcgcgtcgcgctcggcctAGTGACCAGCCTCAcaggctgcgcggagaggcgggccctcgcgcttctgcagagggcgcgctgggacgcgaacgcggcggtcgatctcttcttttccgcgccccagcctccgcgcaccgcggcctcgtcgtccgccgcgtcttctctcgcgtcgtctcgaaggccgccgccgcgcccctccaGCGCGACGGCCCCCCGctcggcttccgcggcgactcccggcgcccgcgtcaaGACGCGTCGaagcgcctcttccgcgggcccctccgccgccgctccgccgTCCGCCACTTCGTTTGGCGCCTTtccggcggcgagccccgCGTCGCCAATTCTTCTTGACGACTCCAgtgagggcgaagaggctggcgcgcagcagacgcaggagcgggccgctgcggcgggcgccgagtctccgctcgcggctggcgaaaacgcgcgaccgcgagatCGCCAGAGACCGCGCGACTGCGAGAGTCAGCCacaggcggcgccaggcgcgtgcagcaggcggagtgaacacgacgcgcaggcgcagggaagAAAGCGGGTGTTGACCGAGACGAAGGGGAGGCCAGCCGACGGAGTTGAGGACTACGATGGCGCCTTGAAAATCCGGAGGACAGAGAGTCCCCCcaacgcgcgaggcgtccgcCAGCCGGCACCTGCTTCGTCGTcgacgcctgcggcttcCGCCGAGTCATCGGTCTCACCGCTGCAGGCCGACTCAagccctgcggcggcagagaagagggcgcTTCTTCTAGTCGATCCGCTGCAGCGGGCCCAGAGCCGAAAACGCGAAGAACGCGCCACAGAGGCTGAGCAAGTCTTCAAGATCCTTCAGCAAAAATACGCTTGGAGACACCGCGAAATCGAGCGGCACAAAAACCCGCTCAGCACCTCCGGAGTCAAAGGCAGTTGGACTGCGTACCTCGGCTGCCTCACCCTCGACTCGACCGTCATGACAGCTGCCTtcacgcgcccgccggcgact CCGCAGATGCATCTGGTGGCGGACATGCGCGTGCAGCTGCCGAGCTCGGGAGGGACTTTCtttgcgcagcgccgcgcgccgcctacGCTCTACCGTGTCGACCCGCAGGACCGGGAgctccgcgaggaggcgcgggcgctgctcgagggcgcctcctctcagAAGGGCGGGAAggtcctctctcgcgcgcctgcggagaagaaacggccgctgcctccgctcgcgaCGCTGCTCAGCAACCTGACAGACGCGTCCTgcacgctgcgcctcctcctcggcgaccgcgaggccggCAGAATGCAAAAAGACCTCACCAAGGAgattctccttctccttcttctcgatGTCATAAAG GTTCATCTCACGTGGCTtcccagcgcgccgccggtgtTTCCGCTGCGGGTCGGGGTGACTGTGAGCGTCGCGGTCCACGTGTGTCTCACCTCCAACCTCTTCCgcctggagaaggcgaagaactG TGTCGACCTAGACCTGGGAGGGCAGTCCAGCCACGCCCTTGCGcggctcttccgcgccgttGGCGCCCCGATGAAGAATCAGGCCGATCTGCTCCCTGCGGGTGTCGCCGGCGATGGCGGGTGGGGCCTTGGCCTTGTCCCCATGCCGTCTCCTGCGTCCCTTCCGTCGCTCGCTTCCTTTTCTGGGGTGCGAGGCCGCCTGACGGCGCACCGCGTGCAGGAGGGAGCCGGCGGCGTGGGGAACtcggagggcgagcgagcgagaaacagagaagaagacggcgagagaagagagggccgcgagccgcaggagggcgacgacgacgaggacgagaggCTGAGTGAGTCGGAGGACGAAGGAGCGCTCGACGCGGGAAACCGGCTCTCGGATTTCGTCTTCGGCACCGACGCCGTGCCGCCGGCCGCtcccctcccgccgccggctgccgcgcggccttcggctctctgcgcgtggccttcttcgctggcgcaggcgtcggcgctgcgcagcggtgggcgcggcccgcgcgggcgtctctgcccgtctccgcgcgtgtTTCGCACGACGCTGCGGCGATACCAAGAGGAAGGGCTGCAGTGGCTGGTCGCTCGCGAGGCGGATGACTTTGAGCTGCtgacgaagaagcgcgccgAGAACGCCAAAGGCGGGGCCGACGCTGACCAGCTCACGTTCCTTCCGCCTTCCTGGTTTCGCCTCGAACTCCCTGCGGCGGtgcccgcctctctccgtgcTTCTTCCCCGTGTCCGTCGCGGGCGagtgaagaagacgccgggTGGTCCTGGGTGCGCGGAGacgggagagacgcagacagctCGGCGGCTGGCTGGAAAGGATGCGCGAACACGCTCAAGTACCTGTTTTGCAATTTCgacgtctgcgccttctcgctcacCTGCCCGACGTCCTCCATGTCCGTCAAAGGCGGCATTCTAGGCGACGCCATGGGCCTGGGCAAGACCATTCaactcctcgcgctcgtctccACCGACCTGCTGGCGCCCTACGACCCGCAGCTCCCGCTGGCCTcagacggcgcaggcagcgacgccggagacgacgcagctggctcgcgggcgccggcagcggccggcggcgcaggaggcggtgGAACCGAGGGggtgcgcggcgacagcggagggaaggacgaaggccgccgcggcgcgcgggcctcgctgGATGCAGGGAAGGGcgggcagacggcgacgcgcgagggtCCGGAGAGAGATGTTTCGCGCGGGCTCAGCCCCGAAAGGGACCGCAGTGCCGGAGGCGTCGTGcgcgctcctcctgcgccgcgtccgccgcgccccgaaGCGATCGCGCAGCACCTGAAGCCGGACCAGGAGGGTTTCTACCCGGGCGGCACGCTCGTGGTggtgcctctctcgctgctgtcgcagTGGCGGGAAGAGATCCTTGCGCACATGCAGCCCGGCGTGTGCTCGTTCTACGAGTACTACGGGGCGGGGCGGAACAAGAGTCCCgctttcctcgcctcccACACGCTGGTCATCACCACCTACCAGACTCTCGCCACGGACTTccggcaggccgcgcagggcggcgccgccgcgctcaagGCGAccggcctcggcgcggcctcgccgctgcacgccgtcttcttctaccgcgtcgtcctcgacgAGGGGCACCTGATCAAAAGTGCGCCGTCCAGCCAGAGTCaggcctgctgcgcgctgcACGCAGAACGAAGGCAAGCCGATCTCCAGCGTGCGCGAAACTGCGCCTGCACACGCGTCTCAGCCTTACCACACAGTGGAGAGCTTCACGTCGCGGAACT GTGGATGCTGACTGGCACGCCGCTGCAGAACGACGTGAGCGACGCCTTCGCACTCGTCAAGTTCCTCAAAATCCTCCCGATGGGCACCGCGGCTTGGTGGAACGCCCATGTCGCCCATCCGATGGAGCGCG GTCAGACGTCAGCGGCGATCAGCACAGTGCGCAGCATTTTGTTTCCGCTGATGCTGAGACGGCACGCGAATTCGAAGGGCGAAGACGGGAAGCCGATTCTGCCACTCCCTCCGATCTCCTTCCACTGCTTCAACGTCTGCCTCACGCCCTTTGAGCGCGAACTCTACATG GCATTTTTCACGCGCAGTCGAGAAGAGTTCGAGAGGCTGCTGAAGGCCGGCGTGGTTATGACCAACTACTCGCACGTGCTGCTCCTTCtcttgcggctgcggcagctctgTTGCCACCCCTCGCTCGTGACGGCCCGCAGCCGTGATCTGCAGGAGCGAATTCTCTCGGGGACCCCGGAGGACGTCGACCGCCTCCTCGGAGCTCTCTTTCGACGgaaagacggcgacgcggacggaATG gcgccctcgtcgttcATGAGCAGTGTTGTCCAGGACgtgcgcgaaggccgcgtaGAAGACTGCCCCGTCTGCTTAGATTTTCCGGCGGAGCCGGTGCTCCTGGCGTCGTGCTGCCACACACTGTGccacgcctgcgcgctgAACATGTTGCGGCGGAAGCAGAACGAGTGCCCAGTGTGTCGGCGCAGATTCGAGCGCAGCCACGTCAAGCTCCTGCCTGCAcccgcgcgtctcggcgtcgcaaacggggcggcgacggggccGGGCGCGAGCCCCCCAGGCGAGGGGctgggcgacgcaggcgccagcgagaagTGCGAGGAGTTCTTCTTCAGCACGAAGCTCAAAGTGGCTGTAGCCCTCGTGGCGGAGgacgtgcgccgcggccgcagcgccgtcgtTTTCTCGCAGTGGACCTCCATGCTTGACACCATCGAGCGAGGATTCGCGGAGTacgagaagcagcggagacCCCACGCGGGAGCCCAGGCAGgaaggccgctgctgccgtaTAAAAGGCTCGATGGAAGCATGACCAGCGCACAGAGACAGGCCGTGCTCGCTTGGTTTGCTCACAGTAAGCGGGGCCCGCACGACCCCGCGGCCTGGCGGCGGACGGACCAAGGAGAGGACCACACCCCCCAGGGCGACGCGTGCGACAGCGAAGGGCCGTTCGCGGGAGTCTTTCGAGATCTTCGAGAGCAGGGCaaaggcgcgggcgaggcaccAGCAGACCGCTGGCAGGAAGCAGACGTGGGAGACAGCCCTATGGACAGCGACACCGACGCCGAAAACGGACGGATTCTGCTTTGCTCTCTGAAAGCCGGAAACGTCGGGCTGAACctgacgcgcgcctcccggTGCTACCTCATGGATGGATGGTGGAACCCCCAAGTGGAGAACCAAGCGATGAAGCGAATATGGCGATTTGGCCAG GAAAAACCGGTGAAAGTAATTCGCTTTGTGTGCGTGAGAACGGTGGAAGAGCGTCTGGAAGAAATCAAGGAGTTCAAAGGCTGgatggcgcgcggcgtctgcgagaCTGGATTGGGCGTCGACGAGGTGGACGAGCAGGGAGTCCGGTCCGCCGGCCGCCCTGAGTCGTTCGATGAAGACAAACGGAGGGGGCGACTTTCGATTGAAGAGTTGAAGCGGCTCTTCAGAGGCTTCGAAACGGAAGAGGTTACGGGCACAGAAACGCACGACAACAGGAGGTATCCAGGACCTGCGCTCCAGCAGGGCCTGGGCACGGCGGAAGACAACGGTGAAAGCGATGCGGTAGCGACGCGAGGCTCGGCCTCCACAACGACGCCGCTGAAACGACCCCAGGCGCCTCATACCACGCATGTGGAAAGCGCTGGCGGCTTCGGGGACCCGCAGGCTGGCTTGAAGGGCTCTGTGGCAGCCGAGACACTCCTGTCAGGGGCAGATAGTGCAGAGTCCGTCGCAGTTTCTAGCGACACCAAATAG
- a CDS encoding hypothetical protein (encoded by transcript BESB_044830), whose amino-acid sequence MVREALQSRGLLSMLRSRLRAEIYHSMEEQKNAPEQLPPVNIVVNELIREYLLFNRYQNTLSVFLSETGLDNAEPLARDILAEATNLVEEPHDSLLNPDQESYRREPRPAGDFRIAPETDPQVYAGMPLVIDQSVEERPVT is encoded by the exons ATGGTCCGAGAGGCCCTCCAATCCCGTGGGCTCCTGAGTATGCTTCGGTCTCGTCTCCGTGCGGAGATTTACCATTCGATGGAAGAACAG AAGAATGCCCCTGAGCAGTTACCTCCAGTGAACATTGTAGTCAACGAGTTGATTCGCGAGTACCTTCTCTTCAATCGCTACCAAAATACCCTCTCAGTCTTTCTGAGCGAGACGGGCCTGGACAACGCGGAGCCCTTAGCAAGAGACATCCTTGCAGAGGCAACGAATCTAGTCGAGGAGCCTCACGACAGCTT ATTGAATCCAGACCAGGAATCATACCGACGAGAACCGAGGCCTGCCGGTGATTTTCGCATCGCGCCCGAGACAGATCCCCAGGTTTACGCCGGCATGCCACTGGTCATTGATCAGTCCGTAGAGGAGAGACCAGTTACTTGA